The genomic region TCTCTCCTTATATAATTTTGAATAAGGAGGGGATTTTAGCTCCTCTAATCCCTCCCGTATTTAGACTCCCAAACTAGtcttaagaaagaaattttatcccCTCCAATACTCTTCGGTTTTGTGACTCCTAAACTAAGTTAATAAATCAGGAGCTGCTGGGCTGTGCAAAAGTCTGGAAACTGTTTCCATTATTAAAAAAAATATCTATGTCCGTTTATCCATATTTGTTCCTGGAACCAGGAGACTACGCCGCATGCTTCTGGCGGTACAGGTCGCATCACTCCTCGCTCGATGGTGTTGAGTTCGCGGCGGAGCAAGCTGTCGAACCGCCGCCGGTGTCTCTGGCGAAGAGCCTGGCTTCTCTCGCCGATGAGTCGGCCGCGGCCGTCTAGAGGCAGAGGAAGCCCCTCACGCGCGGAAGGAGCGGAAGCAGTTGGCCGAGCTCCCTCCCCATCAAGGAGCAGTATACCTCAACGGCAAGTTCTACGACCTCATTGACAAGGTAGTAGTGGCAAATGCTGCGGCGCTGGAGGATGCATATACCACATGGTGCGTCGAAATTTAAACGTCATCTGCAAATGATGACGTCTGCTTTGCCACGTTGGCAGAGGAGCTGAGGAGTTCCGATGTCCGAGCAACTGCTTTCTTATTGGCGGGGAAGAGAAAACGAGAAGGACACATTGTTCTTCCTAAGCACAAGAACCCCATACAATTGCTTCTATCGGAGCCGACAACAATCACAATAGTTACTCAATGATCTTTTCAACTCTAAGACTCTGTCTAGATGACAACAACCATCGAAAGTAACCCGAGCAAATCAGCCGTCATGCCTAGAAACTCCAAAAGAACGTGTAAACTAACCCTAAAACAAATATTAGTCAAGAATAGAGGTTTTTTTACTCCAACAACTCTCTCATTCTTCATAAAAAATTCGCGTCCTGCATCCACAGCCTACTCTCCCTCATATTTTGGTGTGTTTCATCCCTCCCCAATCCATTCTTCAACGTATCGGATCATCCAGAGCCTCCCGACGACTATACAGATTGCGCCACATGTCATATTTAGAGAAACTGTTGGAGTACCCATCAATATCACTAATAAAACTTTTTAGCCTACTCTTAATAATTAGTTTTTGGGGTAAAAATTTTAACatccttttggagttgctctaactaGTGCCACAAGGATAAAAAAAACGTAATGCAAATGCACTAGAGGCTCTCTAATCCCACCCAAATGTGAAAATATTTGAGTGCAGGTTAGTGGAGCGTGTTTTCAGCTCTCAAAGGGTGGCCTTGGCCAGCTAAAGGGGTATTTGTAACCCCGTCAAACAGTCTAACCGTTACCCTTTTGGGGCTAACTGCGGGTGAACCGGATGCTCCACACTAGCACCGGACAACTTTACAGGACATGCTTAAATGTCAAATTCCAACATTCAACTCAACTAGCCGCTGTAGACGCTTATTCGGCGCCCTTGTCTAGTGCACACTGAACTTGTCTAATGTGTGTTGGCACACAAATGCTCGAAGAACACCCTCTAAAAAATAGGACAGTAGCCCTATGTGGTGTCAAATCGGACATGTCTAGTGTCCCCTTTAGAAAAAGCACTCATTTATGTGCTCGACTTGGCTTCATCAGACATGGTCCGGGTGCCCTTGTTTggttggtgtacaccggacaccacTATGCTCGGATGAAACATGTGTGAGAGAAAAACTAGCCCTCTTGACCGGTGcaccagtccggtgccacactggGTAAGTACGGTGGATGCTCAATAGTTGTAAGGATGCAAGTGAACCGACTCTTAAATATTTTGTTAAATATGTAAGTCTAGAGTTAGCATTTTTAAAGTGTTTTCACAAACATTTTCACTCGCTCTTCGTAGTGTCACTTAAGCCTATATACAAATACATGTTGATCCAAATATTTAGTGGCATTAAATGGCTGAGATTACTAATAAAACTCTCATCTTAATAGTATGGTCATCTATCCTAAACCTGATCACACATTCTATTACATCTTGGTCCACAAAATAAAATCCCTATTTTATATGTTGTCTTGAGGTTATAGGGTTTTGTTTTTCTCTTTGTTAATTTTCAaatgttgagcacttaatcacatATGGCGACTACCATCATCACCTTATGAGTGCCATCTTTGCCCAATCTTGGTGTGGACATAATATATCTCAATCATAGCACTTAGAGTAGAGGTTAGTCTACCAAAAGAAGTGGAACATAAGTATCATGATTCACCACATAGGAGGAGAAGGACCAGTTATTTTTTTTAGCCATAACTAAACACATGTATCTAACAAGAAGGAAAAAGCCATATTCGACATTTAGGATGGCAAACCAAAAGAAAAATGAGAGGAAAACATGCTAGTTATATGCTACATGGGTATACCCTATCTACTTCTAGTTGTTCTTGGGAGGGTGTTTCCGGGGTGAACGGTAATCAGCAGTGAAGGGAATGTGTCCATCGAAGTAAACCTTCGGTGTATGTTTGCTACAATTCATACTTAAGTCCTTCCCTCCTCCATGTCCGCATTTTCCAACAGCATATTTTGCACCTGAGTCTGTTCTGATTCCGGAATTCTCTGTTTCCTTCTGCTCCATGACTGCATCTCCGAAAGCCAGCCTTCGACCTGTCAGTACGTTGCTTCTGGCGGTCTCCTCACCTGTCCTGATCTTGCCAACACTGAGTTCCTGCATTCGGCACATTCATTAGTTTCTGGATGAGCCATATGGCTACATGTTTTATTACTTGACATTGCTTCAGATTCTTACCAGCTTGATATCTGCTCCCCCCTTGCTGCCAGTTACTGAGAGTAATTCTGAAAACAGACAGGAAGGTGTGTCAGTTCATCAAACATGCATGCTTAAACTGAGAAGGGAACGAGGTGGGAAGTTCATCAAACATGCATGCTTAAACTGAGAAGGGAGATGATTATGTCTAACCTCTATGCGCGATGGCGACGAAGGGGCCAAGGGTGTCCGAGACGACGGCCAGCCCAAGCAAGAAGCTTACACAGTTTAACGGCCGCATAACTAACTGTTCAGCCCTGCTTGCTTTTTAGGTATGTCTGTCATTAAACTAACAGAAACGGAAGGAGAGGGAAAGCAGGACAAAGGAAGGGTAGTTTTATAGGCCTTCAGAGAGACATGTGTACTCCATTATATTGGTCAAAGCAGAGTTCCAATACCTCCTCTTTCTATTCATAGAAGAATTGTTGGACCTGTACTTTAATCCATACAACTAGGCAGGTCCCCGGCAATTTTTTTATTGGCTTAATCTAGCATATTCATTCATGTCATGTGCCTGGGAGATCTCAAAGTCTGTCCATTGCCATTTGCCAAAGATTAGTTTCCTAGGATCTCATGCACAGTGAGAGTGCTTCAAGGATTGGCAAATTGCTTGAGATAGATGATTTTGATCACAGTGTGGAAGAAGGGGCAAACTTTAGTCGCCAACTGGAGAGGGTGTCAGTAAACAAGGCCAGAACCTAGAGTTTCACCTCCCGTTGATCTTAAGCAACGCGACCATATTGAATCATCAAATTAGGTGATAATCTAGAGACAACTGGTGGTGGTGTGAAACAGCCGCCCTGGACAAGCATACTGATACTGTACCTGGAGAGACAGCCAACACGGTCTTCTGAGACTTACCAGCTAGCAGCATGCGTGCCATTGTCTCGGCATTGCGGTTTGCCTATTCCATTCCATGCATCTGAACGAACTCTGAAGTGGAATGATTCAGATCACTGCGCTGCGTCCTTCATTTGTTTTCCCCACTGACCGAGGTCGTCGTCGgtgatctgttcttcgggtgttgGGGGAGTTTGTAGTGCATCGACCGGGGAcatcaccaattgatacaatgtcAGGTGTTGGGTATGTCTCTTctttgctttgctttgctttgctGGCCAAGTGGCCATGGCGGCCCTGGTCCCTGGTGGCGTCGCGCTACAGGCGGTAGACACTGTAGCATCGTGGGGGCAGCCGCACACATACACCACGTCGGGGGTCACGCCGTGGCTCATGGCTGACCTCCACGCCTCCAGCTCTCGGGCAGAACATTGGCGCCATCGCGCTGCCAGGCGAACGTGACACGCCAGCTCTCGGGCAGAACAGCGGGGTGGTCGACGCGACACGCAGGCTGCCGCTTTCCGCGACGTCGTGGGCCGCGGTGCAGCTCCCGCGGCGGGGCCGGCTACGAGGTCCGATCTGGTGGGTCCACCCGGCAGAGCCGGCAATGGAGGAAATAAACCGAGGCAGAGGGAGCGCCGGCCTTAGCAAGGGGAGGCGGGCGAACGTGCGCCGGGGCCTCGGACGCCGCCGGACGCATCATTCGCATTAATTTTACTGGGGActggggaggcggcggcggcgtcgaAGGAGCGAGAGAAGGGGACTGGGGATGCGGAGCACGAGGGCGTGCGCTCCGTCGCTCCGATCGTGGCGGCAGGCAGCGACACATTTTTCCTACTCACGGTAGCCGCGCGCAGCTCGGATCGAGGGTTGTACGAGTACGAGTGAGTTCCAAGGTTTCATTGGCAAAAGCACTTGACTATGCATATTCGATACACATTCGCATAATTCACAATGAGATATAGAAAAAATGGGCGACACGGGCAGCGAGATCCCGAAAGCAACAGTTTCACCTCTTTTTATCATTATAGGATTTAGCGAGAGCATTTCTAACAAAAACATCTCCAAGAGACTATTTATGGCTTTCTATTTAACCATCTATATACATTTTTATAAAAATTATACTCTATATAGCATCTCAATTCAACAGACTATCTATCTAGTTTTACTAGTCATGTGGCTATCCAAATTTAGCTAGTGGGAGAGTCAATTTGAAAAATCAGATAGTTAGTCAAAAGTTATTTTACTGTTGAGTAGCTAAAATTTAGTTTGACAAGTCATTTAACTATTCTATTGGAGATGCTCATCAATATAAAAATTAGGTGGACACACTCATAcacattttccatagtattttgacacaaacaattggacggtAGGCATTGTTCTTGCAAGCGTACTCCCCTGTCCTGAACTAAAAATAACTTTATGAGATTTAAACTGTATCCTTTAAAACTTAGCATTCTATAAATATACGGAAACCAATGTGAAAGCTGATTACGGAAGAATATAAACAATAAAACATTCAATTAGACACTAAGTTTAAGTTCCCACATCCACAAAACAATATCATGAAACAATATGCAGATGCTTTTCGAATTCTGCGTGTTTCTCTGCTTCCAAATTCTTCAAGAGAACAACGAGAAGGCTGAATCAAATCCTTCTCGAAGGCCCTGGCCGGCCAATGGTTATAACCATGGCGTTCACTTCCGCGAGTCCTTTGTTGTTCAGCTTCCTgcgcaagaaagaagaaagccagcaGTATGCCAATTGCCAAACTTTGCTTTGCGTAGGTGCAAGGGCAGAAAGCTGACCGACGTTCTCTAGTTCTTGATCACAGAGGGAACAGCTTGCTGTTCAGCAGCAGTCACTCCCGGGCATTAGGACCTTGCCGCCGGCTTCACCCATGCGGCCATGCCCAGCAGCGCAATAAGCCAATAAGGTCGTCAGTTGTTTTAGGGAAAAGCAATATGGCCGTTGAGCATTGGGTTTAAGACAGCCCAGACTGCCTGGCTGCTAGACTTTGATCCTTCGAGGGCAGGATCCCATGCCACAGTGCCACACACAGGTGCGCAGGTACTGTTTGGATGATTGGATCTACGAAGGGAGTGGTAACTGGTAAGGCTATCTTCGGCGCCTCTTCTATCACATCCCTCGTCCCACCATTTATTTTAAATTTCACCCTGCCACGCGCGACAACATCTTGTCGAGCTGCCCCCTCCATCGGGCGCGCCCAGTAAGCATAGAAAaagcgggctaaacgggccggtaagcacgATTTAGTGTAAAAATAACAGGTTTCACGGGCTTAAAGGTAAACGGGTCGTGTCAGGCTACCACCGTGCTTAGTTTCCTGTCCGGCCCGTATAAAAGCAGGTTGGACTGTGCTCATACCGAGCCAAAAAACATGCTTCAAGCCGGGCTTTCGTGCTTCATGCTTTATGTACATCTATAAGTGGTGGTCATGGCACATTGGCATCCTGCTGCTGCAGCCGCAGGAAATGCCAATTCCACTATACTAATAGAAGGGAAAAATAAATCGAAGAACAACAAGTGATGATCGCGAAGCTTTACTTGCGGAAATAGTGCCGCCAATCGAAGTAGGCTAGCTGCTCATTTACGATTGCATTGGGTTTTCGTTACtttataccactatataatccacAAATTTAAACTTTATAAAACTCATCCAACCAAATCACTTTCACACTCATAATCTCCACTAAATCCACCCAACAAATTGCACCCAAACTtaatacatcatcaaaatcaatagTTCAGATCGTTGAATAACTCTTCCTTATTCATTCAAATCCAATgaacaatattatttggatcatccttcgTCTCTCATCTCTTCTCGTCGGCCCCAGCCTCCCTCTCCCTCGCGTCCTCGCCGCCTCATCTCCCTCACTCGCGCCGCCACCACCGTCAACTCCTCTCCTCACCTCCTGAGTTCATAGCGTTAGTAAGGGCAATATGCTAGTGTAAC from Zea mays cultivar B73 chromosome 6, Zm-B73-REFERENCE-NAM-5.0, whole genome shotgun sequence harbors:
- the LOC103629718 gene encoding uncharacterized protein yields the protein MRPLNCVSFLLGLAVVSDTLGPFVAIAHRELLSVTGSKGGADIKLELSVGKIRTGEETARSNVLTGRRLAFGDAVMEQKETENSGIRTDSGAKYAVGKCGHGGGKDLSMNCSKHTPKVYFDGHIPFTADYRSPRKHPPKNN